In Burkholderia savannae, one genomic interval encodes:
- a CDS encoding helix-turn-helix domain-containing protein produces the protein MGIQIRQDVGMKTPPTKSSLRMILARKLRWYMDHYPHVDKQEKVAKRASISQSSVNRVLSGKVDTQMRVVESLANAIGISPTDLLIDDENDASVIHYDRVRYAQLPEAEKKAIERYIEFVLSQAAATTVEEDESTTIDEVIPASPESKKRAATAAQRPLSNELLSDDHNHKTRIRGTRTRSR, from the coding sequence ATGGGTATCCAAATTCGGCAAGATGTCGGCATGAAAACGCCGCCCACGAAGTCATCGCTTCGAATGATCTTGGCCCGCAAGCTGCGGTGGTACATGGATCACTACCCGCACGTGGACAAGCAAGAAAAGGTTGCCAAGCGCGCCAGCATTTCCCAAAGCTCGGTCAATCGAGTCCTGTCCGGGAAGGTAGATACGCAGATGCGGGTTGTAGAATCGCTCGCTAACGCCATCGGCATATCGCCAACCGATCTGCTGATCGACGACGAGAACGACGCGTCGGTAATTCATTACGATCGTGTGCGCTACGCCCAACTCCCCGAGGCGGAGAAGAAGGCAATCGAGCGATACATTGAATTTGTTCTGAGTCAGGCCGCCGCTACAACCGTCGAGGAAGATGAATCGACGACCATCGACGAAGTCATTCCGGCCTCACCGGAATCGAAGAAGCGCGCAGCAACCGCCGCTCAACGCCCATTATCGAATGAATTGTTGAGCGATGACCACAACCACAAAACCCGCATCCGAGGGACCAGAACGCGCAGCCGATAA
- the mutS gene encoding DNA mismatch repair protein MutS yields the protein MDKDVQEITDSKQQLTEGAFSNHTPMMQQYLRIKAEHPGTLVFYRMGDFYELFFEDAEKASRLLDLTLTQRGASAGTPIKMAGVPHHAVEQYLAKLVKFGESAAICEQIGDPATSKGPVERKVVRVVTPGTLTDAALLSDKSDVFLLALCVGHNKRGVASNIGLAWLNLASGALRLAEVAPDQIAAALERIRPAEILAADGTIESVPAGMGAITRVPAWHFDIASGTQRLCDQLEIASLDGFGAQALTSACGAAGALLIYAASTQGQQLRHVRSLKVENESEYIGLDPSTRRNLELTETLRGTESPTLYSLLDTCCTAMGSRLLRHWLHHPPRASVAAQARHQAIGALLDAAANASLDSLRSALRQIADVERITGRLALLSARPRDLSSLRDTFAALPVLRERVAEIAPNAAALGRLEAALEPPAGCLDLLTRAIAPEPAAMVRDGGVIARGYDAELDELRDISENCGQFLIDLETRERARTGISNLRVEYNKVHGFYIEVTRGQTDKVPDDYRRRQTLKNAERYITPELKTFEDKALSAQERALARERALYDSVLQALLPHIEGCQRVASGLAELDLLAAFAERARTLDWVAPEFTDEIGIEIDQGRHPVVEAQVEQFIANDCSLNTDRKLLLITGPNMGGKSTFMRQTALIALMAYVGSYVPAKAARFGPIDRIFTRIGAADDLAGGRSTFMVEMTEAAAILNDATPQSLVLMDEIGRGTSTFDGLALAWAIARHLLSHNRCYTLFATHYFELTQLPAEFPQAANVHLSAVEHGHGIVFLHAVEEGPANQSYGLQVAQLAGVPAPVIRAARKHLAHLEQQSAAQATPQLDLFAAQPAVDEPEYDEPPVAVPHPAFERLLALDPDDLKPRDALDLLYELHALARTGATDAQR from the coding sequence ATGGATAAGGACGTGCAAGAAATTACGGATTCAAAACAGCAGCTTACAGAAGGGGCGTTTAGCAACCACACGCCGATGATGCAGCAGTACTTACGCATCAAGGCAGAACATCCCGGAACACTCGTGTTCTACCGGATGGGCGACTTCTACGAGCTCTTCTTCGAGGACGCGGAGAAAGCCTCGCGCCTGCTTGATCTGACGCTCACGCAGCGCGGCGCGTCCGCCGGCACACCGATCAAGATGGCGGGCGTGCCGCATCACGCGGTCGAGCAATACCTCGCGAAGCTCGTGAAATTCGGCGAATCGGCGGCGATTTGCGAGCAGATCGGTGACCCCGCGACGTCGAAGGGGCCCGTCGAGCGCAAGGTCGTGCGCGTCGTCACGCCGGGCACGCTGACCGACGCCGCATTATTGTCCGACAAGAGCGACGTGTTCCTGCTCGCGCTTTGCGTCGGACACAACAAGCGCGGCGTAGCGTCGAACATCGGTCTCGCCTGGCTCAACCTGGCGAGCGGCGCGCTGCGGCTCGCCGAGGTCGCGCCGGATCAGATCGCCGCGGCGCTCGAGCGCATCCGGCCCGCGGAAATCCTCGCGGCCGACGGCACGATCGAATCGGTGCCGGCCGGCATGGGCGCGATCACGCGCGTGCCCGCCTGGCACTTCGACATCGCATCGGGCACACAGCGCCTTTGCGATCAGCTCGAAATCGCGAGTCTCGACGGCTTCGGCGCGCAGGCGCTCACGAGTGCCTGTGGAGCCGCCGGCGCGCTGCTGATCTACGCGGCGTCGACTCAGGGCCAGCAGCTTCGCCACGTGCGCAGTCTCAAGGTGGAAAACGAGTCCGAATACATCGGGCTCGATCCGTCGACGCGACGCAATCTCGAACTCACCGAAACGCTGCGCGGCACCGAGTCGCCGACGCTCTATTCGCTGCTCGACACCTGCTGCACCGCAATGGGCAGCCGCCTGCTGCGCCATTGGCTGCATCATCCGCCGCGCGCGTCGGTCGCGGCGCAAGCGCGCCACCAGGCGATCGGCGCACTACTCGACGCCGCCGCGAACGCGAGCCTCGACAGCCTGCGCTCGGCGCTGCGGCAAATTGCCGACGTCGAACGGATCACCGGCCGCCTCGCGCTGCTGTCCGCGCGGCCACGCGATCTGTCCAGCCTGCGCGACACGTTCGCCGCCCTGCCCGTGCTGCGCGAGCGCGTCGCCGAAATCGCACCGAACGCGGCCGCGCTCGGCCGCCTTGAAGCCGCGCTCGAGCCGCCCGCGGGCTGCCTCGATCTGCTGACGCGCGCGATCGCGCCCGAGCCTGCTGCGATGGTCCGCGACGGCGGCGTGATCGCCCGCGGCTACGACGCGGAACTCGACGAGCTGCGCGACATCTCGGAGAACTGCGGTCAGTTCCTGATCGACCTCGAAACGCGCGAGCGCGCGCGCACGGGCATCTCGAATCTGCGCGTCGAATACAACAAGGTCCACGGCTTCTACATCGAGGTCACACGCGGCCAGACCGATAAGGTGCCCGACGACTACCGTCGCCGCCAGACGCTCAAAAACGCCGAACGCTACATCACGCCCGAGCTGAAGACGTTCGAGGACAAGGCACTGTCCGCGCAGGAGCGCGCACTCGCCCGCGAGCGCGCGCTTTACGACAGCGTACTGCAGGCGCTGCTGCCTCACATCGAAGGATGCCAGCGCGTCGCAAGCGGCCTCGCGGAACTGGACTTGCTCGCGGCCTTCGCCGAACGGGCCCGCACGCTCGACTGGGTTGCACCGGAATTCACCGACGAGATCGGCATCGAAATCGATCAAGGCCGCCATCCGGTCGTCGAAGCGCAGGTCGAGCAGTTCATCGCGAACGACTGCTCGCTGAACACCGATCGCAAGCTACTCCTCATCACCGGCCCGAACATGGGCGGTAAATCGACGTTCATGCGGCAAACAGCGCTCATTGCGCTGATGGCGTACGTCGGCAGCTACGTGCCGGCGAAGGCGGCCCGCTTCGGTCCGATCGACCGCATCTTCACGCGCATCGGCGCGGCGGACGATCTCGCGGGCGGCCGCTCGACGTTCATGGTCGAAATGACGGAAGCCGCCGCGATCCTGAACGACGCCACGCCGCAAAGCCTCGTGCTGATGGATGAAATCGGCCGCGGCACGTCGACGTTCGACGGCCTCGCGCTCGCGTGGGCGATCGCGCGCCACCTGCTGTCGCACAATCGCTGCTACACGCTGTTCGCGACGCACTACTTCGAGCTCACGCAACTGCCGGCCGAATTCCCGCAAGCGGCGAACGTGCATCTGTCGGCGGTCGAACATGGGCACGGCATCGTGTTCCTGCACGCAGTCGAGGAAGGCCCGGCGAATCAGAGCTATGGGCTGCAGGTCGCGCAGCTTGCAGGCGTCCCCGCGCCGGTGATTCGCGCCGCCCGCAAGCATCTCGCGCACCTCGAACAGCAGTCCGCCGCGCAAGCGACGCCGCAGCTCGATCTCTTCGCCGCGCAGCCGGCCGTCGACGAACCGGAATACGACGAACCGCCGGTGGCCGTGCCGCATCCGGCTTTCGAGCGCCTGCTCGCACTCGATCCGGACGACTTGAAGCCGCGCGACGCACTCGACCTGCTCTATGAACTGCACGCGCTCGCCCGCACAGGCGCAACGGATGCGCAACGCTGA
- a CDS encoding helix-turn-helix transcriptional regulator, with amino-acid sequence MTVAMKPIYLDIASVSAAVSLSPAVIHKLVRQEEFPKPRALSGRRVGWLTREVEEWAEARTPSEFLPPPNCGTGRRKATIDATG; translated from the coding sequence ATGACTGTCGCGATGAAGCCCATATATCTCGACATCGCATCGGTATCAGCGGCGGTCTCCCTGTCGCCCGCGGTCATCCACAAACTCGTCCGGCAAGAGGAGTTCCCGAAGCCGCGCGCCCTTTCCGGGCGACGCGTCGGTTGGCTCACGCGGGAAGTCGAAGAATGGGCAGAAGCTCGAACGCCGTCCGAGTTCCTGCCGCCGCCTAACTGCGGGACCGGCCGGCGGAAAGCGACAATTGATGCGACCGGGTAA
- a CDS encoding tyrosine-type recombinase/integrase — translation MRFDARSAKQLLPGAHLKIDGCPGLRLEATASRRSWIYRYKSLVDGRMRQIKIGEWPALSIAAAAVEWERLKQERNSGNDPALAKRQANDSVGVMVQQGDSPTVRDICMAYLKGHVERNRQPKGAAEVARMFRTMLGDIAALPAAELTRERAFSKIDSYRQIPVQASKLRLELGAAWDYALDAGRLPESASNWWRQIMRGRLRSNGRRIQGQPVGTAKRFLSDVEAGALINWLPNFSRNVEDALTLYLWTGTRGAEIGAMEGAEITDERDGLWWTIPKAKTKNARHEQATDLRVPLIGRADAVVRRRLERYGKGRVFPAERGGHMQQKVFGQAVHFHMPYSETRPEQARPRLPVTHWAPHDLRRTARTMLAALGCPYEIGEAILGHMLPGVGGIYNRHSYDAERRLWLTKLDEKLEAVTRSHQLSLSAGRSRS, via the coding sequence ATGCGGTTTGACGCCCGATCGGCAAAGCAACTTTTGCCCGGTGCACACCTGAAAATCGATGGCTGTCCGGGGCTCAGGCTCGAGGCGACGGCATCGCGTCGCAGTTGGATTTACCGCTACAAGTCGCTCGTCGATGGGCGTATGCGACAAATCAAAATCGGCGAGTGGCCAGCGCTTTCCATCGCGGCGGCCGCCGTTGAGTGGGAGCGTCTGAAACAAGAGCGCAACTCAGGCAACGACCCGGCGCTCGCCAAGCGGCAAGCAAACGATTCTGTCGGCGTTATGGTACAGCAAGGGGATTCGCCGACAGTGCGCGATATCTGTATGGCCTACCTGAAGGGGCACGTCGAGCGCAATCGCCAGCCGAAGGGGGCGGCCGAAGTGGCCCGGATGTTCCGGACGATGTTGGGAGATATTGCAGCGCTGCCGGCCGCCGAGCTGACGCGCGAGCGCGCGTTCAGCAAGATCGACTCGTATCGGCAAATTCCGGTGCAGGCGTCGAAGCTTCGACTCGAACTCGGGGCCGCTTGGGACTATGCTCTGGATGCTGGCCGGCTGCCCGAGTCTGCGTCGAACTGGTGGCGACAAATCATGCGCGGTCGACTACGCAGCAACGGCAGACGGATCCAAGGGCAGCCGGTCGGTACCGCAAAGCGGTTCCTGAGCGACGTCGAGGCGGGTGCATTGATCAACTGGTTGCCGAATTTCAGTCGCAATGTCGAGGATGCGTTGACGCTGTACCTTTGGACCGGGACGCGCGGTGCCGAGATCGGCGCAATGGAAGGGGCGGAGATTACCGACGAACGGGACGGGCTGTGGTGGACGATTCCCAAGGCCAAGACCAAGAACGCCCGGCACGAGCAGGCGACGGATCTTCGTGTGCCGTTAATCGGACGTGCGGATGCTGTTGTGCGTCGACGCCTCGAACGTTACGGCAAGGGGAGGGTGTTCCCGGCTGAGCGAGGCGGGCACATGCAGCAGAAGGTGTTCGGTCAGGCCGTTCATTTCCATATGCCCTATAGCGAGACGCGGCCGGAACAAGCCCGGCCGCGTCTTCCGGTCACGCATTGGGCCCCTCACGATCTGCGTCGAACGGCTCGCACGATGTTGGCTGCGCTCGGCTGTCCGTACGAGATCGGCGAGGCCATCCTTGGGCACATGTTGCCGGGTGTCGGCGGTATCTATAACCGGCACTCGTATGACGCCGAGCGCCGGCTCTGGTTGACGAAGCTCGATGAGAAGCTGGAGGCTGTTACCCGGTCGCATCAATTGTCGCTTTCCGCCGGCCGGTCCCGCAGTTAG
- a CDS encoding phage regulatory CII family protein: MTCRYDSTEWLDVLYTSVRNAPGGVADAANYLTNRRGKNITPESLRLRLRGVGDSRLSMEMFELLIEWMQEKSEAEAHALDALHALNARFGLVAERVDDHHAVDGHEPGTMHLVTTTLRLQAHVGQVANDVSRALEDQRIDDREAEQIIATGRKGQRLFQRLIQTAARLARRRRS; the protein is encoded by the coding sequence ATGACCTGCCGATACGACAGTACAGAATGGCTCGACGTGCTCTACACGTCCGTGCGCAACGCGCCGGGTGGCGTGGCCGATGCAGCGAATTACCTGACAAACAGGCGCGGCAAGAACATCACACCGGAGTCGCTCCGGTTGCGCCTGCGCGGTGTGGGCGACAGTCGCCTCTCGATGGAGATGTTCGAGCTGTTGATCGAGTGGATGCAGGAGAAGAGCGAAGCCGAGGCGCACGCGCTCGACGCGCTACATGCGCTCAACGCCCGGTTCGGGCTGGTTGCCGAGCGCGTTGACGATCACCACGCGGTTGACGGCCACGAGCCGGGCACGATGCATCTCGTAACGACGACACTCCGCTTGCAAGCGCATGTGGGGCAGGTCGCCAACGACGTGTCTCGCGCGCTCGAAGATCAGCGAATCGACGATCGCGAAGCCGAGCAGATCATCGCGACGGGCCGCAAAGGGCAACGTCTGTTTCAGCGGCTGATTCAAACCGCCGCGCGCCTCGCTCGGCGCAGGCGTAGTTGA
- a CDS encoding ParB/RepB/Spo0J family partition protein: MDARTQSLALVEPIVTGNAKAAAAAAGATSADLWMVPYEQLHYDPRDNVRPVDQQWVSHLAALMIANGYDKSQPLHCYIRKVDGNDLIYVYKGQHRYLSAGNAIRAGKNLGKIPVVVRDAKTVERSEMVIDGYLSNESKRASPLELATVVAELRDVHGLDTKTICTRLNVTDQTIRDVGLLENAPAEIHQFVRDGSISGSLVIKEIRRHGAERALERIVAGMSKAKDAGKTKVTKKHLRATSPKSVVASAAAAEPQRKIGEQHAKQLLQALQSVLHDPCFGKLSPGTIEGVHRALTGLEDLLDAVPTRRSKYPIAKANEHGVYEPSEILSAPISKSTGRTPVEIRLAQIAEGDWEFGFSYTFSSAGGSSPCKRIEGESPGRYRTRVKAIRAAVQVLTRTLENSSASKAKEMASVRRWLDKLFTTPDPDWTPELAQEAAQ; this comes from the coding sequence ATGGATGCCCGCACCCAATCGCTCGCGCTCGTCGAGCCGATCGTCACCGGCAATGCGAAGGCCGCTGCTGCGGCGGCGGGCGCGACGTCGGCGGATCTCTGGATGGTGCCGTACGAACAGCTCCACTACGATCCACGCGACAACGTGCGCCCCGTCGATCAACAGTGGGTGTCGCACCTCGCTGCGCTGATGATCGCCAACGGCTACGACAAGAGTCAACCGCTCCATTGCTACATCCGGAAGGTCGACGGGAACGACCTCATCTACGTCTACAAGGGACAACACCGCTACCTCTCCGCAGGCAACGCGATCCGCGCAGGAAAGAACCTCGGCAAGATCCCCGTCGTCGTGCGCGATGCGAAGACGGTTGAACGCTCCGAGATGGTGATCGACGGCTACCTTAGCAACGAAAGCAAGCGCGCGTCTCCGCTCGAACTCGCGACGGTCGTCGCGGAACTGCGCGACGTACACGGCCTCGACACGAAAACGATCTGCACGCGCCTGAACGTTACGGATCAAACCATTCGTGACGTCGGCCTGCTTGAAAATGCGCCGGCGGAGATTCACCAGTTCGTCCGCGACGGCTCCATCTCCGGCTCGCTCGTGATCAAGGAGATACGGCGGCACGGCGCGGAACGGGCACTGGAGCGGATCGTCGCGGGCATGTCGAAAGCGAAGGACGCAGGCAAGACGAAGGTCACGAAAAAGCATCTCCGTGCCACATCGCCCAAGAGCGTCGTGGCGTCGGCTGCCGCCGCCGAGCCCCAACGGAAGATTGGCGAACAGCACGCAAAGCAGCTTTTGCAAGCGCTGCAAAGCGTATTGCACGATCCGTGCTTCGGCAAGTTGTCGCCGGGAACGATCGAAGGCGTACATCGCGCGTTGACGGGTCTCGAAGACCTGCTCGATGCCGTGCCGACGCGTCGCTCGAAGTATCCGATCGCCAAGGCAAACGAGCACGGCGTGTACGAGCCATCTGAAATCCTGTCCGCGCCCATCTCAAAGAGCACCGGGCGCACGCCCGTCGAGATTCGGCTCGCACAAATCGCCGAGGGCGATTGGGAATTCGGTTTCTCGTACACCTTCAGCAGCGCGGGCGGATCGTCGCCATGCAAGCGCATCGAAGGCGAATCGCCCGGCCGTTACAGGACGCGCGTCAAAGCGATCCGAGCTGCGGTTCAGGTGCTCACCCGCACCCTCGAAAACAGCAGCGCCTCGAAAGCGAAGGAAATGGCAAGCGTTCGGCGGTGGCTCGACAAGCTGTTCACGACGCCGGACCCGGACTGGACGCCCGAACTGGCACAGGAGGCGGCCCAATGA
- a CDS encoding ACP synthase: MKRMTTYKHPTSYNEIVAHANAVHARRLAQLKKAEKHIRAIERDLTLVAEAGIYIDVDEHSMRLEDCRAPGEYRYNGRAKWALRIYAGIFSETADRAVRAFLALGWIVERIDIAPNRANLLLRRPKTQSRLILDGSMELARSLQPQEAE, encoded by the coding sequence GTGAAGCGCATGACGACCTACAAGCATCCGACGTCGTACAACGAGATCGTCGCTCACGCGAATGCCGTTCATGCACGTCGTCTCGCTCAACTCAAGAAGGCCGAGAAGCACATCCGAGCGATCGAGCGCGACCTCACGTTGGTCGCTGAAGCCGGCATTTACATTGACGTTGACGAGCATTCGATGCGCCTCGAAGACTGCCGCGCCCCCGGCGAATACCGCTACAACGGCCGCGCGAAATGGGCTCTCCGAATCTATGCCGGGATTTTCAGCGAGACGGCCGATCGCGCCGTCCGCGCGTTTCTCGCGCTCGGCTGGATCGTCGAGCGCATTGATATCGCTCCGAATCGCGCGAATCTCCTGCTTCGTCGACCGAAAACGCAGTCTCGCCTGATCCTCGACGGCTCAATGGAACTCGCTCGCAGTCTCCAACCGCAGGAGGCCGAGTAA